In Oncorhynchus clarkii lewisi isolate Uvic-CL-2024 chromosome 16, UVic_Ocla_1.0, whole genome shotgun sequence, one genomic interval encodes:
- the LOC139367690 gene encoding probable G-protein coupled receptor 173, translated as MANGNETSEGLGGPLAAVVATTGGMAVGGPSSAVSTYIKLVLLGLIICISLVGNLVVSLLVLRDRALHKAPYYFLLDLCLADTIRSAVCFPFVLVSIKNGSAWTYSVLSCKVVAFMAVLFCFHAAFMLFCISVTRYMAIAHHRFYSKRMTFWTCVAVVCMVWTLSVAMAFPPVFDVGTYKFIREEDQCIFEHRYFKANDTLGFMLMLAVLILATHVVYMKLLLFEYKHRKMKPVQMVPAISQNWTFHGPGATGQAAANWIAGFGRGPMPPTLLGIRQNLHNQNRRLLGMEEFKAEKQLGRMFYVITLLFLVLWSPYIVACYWRVFVKACTIPHRYLSTTVWMSFAQAGVNPIVCFFLNKDLKKGLLAHLPASCRTKPHLPREPYRVM; from the coding sequence ATGGCCAATGGCAACGAGACCAGTGAGGGGCTCGGCGGTCCCCTGGCGGCGGTGGTGGCCACAACGGGAGGGATGGCAGTCGGGGGCCCATCGTCAGCTGTGTCCACCTACATCAAACTGGTCCTACTGGGGCTAATCATCTGCATCAGCCTGGTGGGGAACCTGGTGGTGTCTCTGCTGGTCCTCAGGGACCGGGCCCTGCACAAGGCCCCCTACTACTTCCTGCTGGATCTGTGCCTGGCTGACACCATCCGCTCGGCCGTCTGCTTCCCCTTCGTGCTGGTGTCCATCAAGAACGGCTCGGCCTGGACCTACAGCGTGCTCAGCTGCAAGGTGGTGGCCTTCATGGCCGTGCTCTTCTGCTTCCATGCCGCCTTCATGCTGTTTTGCATCAGCGTGACGCGCTACATGGCCATCGCCCACCACCGCTTCTACTCCAAGCGCATGACCTTCTGGACGTGCGTGGCGGTGGTGTGCATGGTGTGGACGCTGTCAGTGGCCATGGCCTTCCCACCTGTCTTTGATGTGGGCACCTACAAGTTCATCCGCGAGGAGGATCAGTGCATCTTCGAGCACCGCTACTTCAAGGCAAACGACACACTGGGCTTTATGCTGATGCTGGCTGTGCTGATCCTGGCCACGCACGTGGTCTACATGAAACTGCTGCTCTTCGAGTACAAGCACCGCAAGATGAAGCCCGTCCAGATGGTGCCAGCTATTAGCCAAAACTGGACCTTCCATGGGCCTGGCGCCACCGGCCAGGCGGCAGCCAACTGGATCGCAGGCTTTGGTCGGGGCCCCATGCCGCCCACCCTGTTGGGCATCCGGCAGAACTTGCACAACCAGAACCGGCGCCTGTTGGGCATGGAGGAGTTCAAGGCGGAGAAGCAGCTCGGCAGGATGTTCTatgtgatcaccctgttgttcCTGGTGCTGTGGTCACCCTACATAGTGGCCTGCTACTGGCGGGTGTTTGTTAAGGCCTGCACCATACCGCACCGGTACCTCTCCACCACCGTATGGATGAGCTTTGCCCAGGCAGGGGTAAACCCCATTGTCTGCTTCTTCCTCAACAAGGACCTGAAGAAGGGGCTCCTGGCACACCTGCCAGCCAGCTGTAGGACTAAACCTCATCTGCCCCGAGAGCCTTATCGCGTCATGTGA
- the LOC139367691 gene encoding histone-lysine N-methyltransferase SUV39H1-like produces MAEDLNGCSVSCKLSLDDLQAVCRRERLHCKELQVNKHNIDDYEVEYLCDYKKSKEQELYLVKWKGFPESANTWEPRKNLKCKKLMTQFHEDMERELRRQKRRTTCPKRLDKDVAWILVQKAKLRQRLQRWEADLNKTRNHPGRIFVLNEVDLDGPPRDFTYINTYKVGEGIVLNEMAVGCECKDCFSDPVGGCCPGASLHRLAYTDKGQVRVRAGEPIYECNTRCSCGSDCPNRVVQKGIPFDLCIFKTGNGRGWGVRALQHIKKNTFVMEYVGEIITSDEAEKRGHLYDRQGATYLFDLDYVEDVYTVDAAHHGNISHFVNHSCNPNLQVYNVFIDNLDERLPRIALFSTRPIRAGEELTFDYKMQIDPVDAESTRMDSNFSLAGLPSSPKKRIRVECRCGSDTCRKYLF; encoded by the exons ATGGCGGAAGATTTGAACG GTTGCAGCGTATCCTGCAAGCTGTCTTTGGACGACCTGCAGGCTGTCTGCCGCCGGGAAAGGCTCCACTGTAAAGAACTACAGGTGAACAAGCATAACATCGATGACTATGAGGTTGAGTACCTCTGTGACTACAAGAAGTCTAAG GAGCAGGAGTTGTATCTGGTCAAATGGAAGGGCTTCCCTGAGTCGGCCAACACTTGGGAGCCCCGCAAAAATCTCAAGTGCAAGAAGCTGATGACTCAGTTCCATGAGGACATGGAGCGTGAGCTGAGGCGGCAAAAGAGACGGACCACCTGTCCCAAGCGGCTGGACAAGGACGTAGCCTGGATCCTGGTGCAGAAAGCCAAACTCCGCCAGAGGCTCCAGCGCTGGGAGGCCGACTTGAACAAGACACGCAACCACCCAGGCCGCATCTTTGTCCTGAACGAGGTGGACCTGGACGGCCCGCCCAGGGACTTCACCTACATCAACACCTATAAGGTGGGCGAGGGCATCGTGCTCAATGAGATGGCCGTTGGCTGTGAGTGTAAGGACTGCTTCAGTGATCCGGTCGGAGGCTGCTGCCCCGGGGCCTCCCTCCACCGCCTGGCCTACACTGACAAGGGCCAGGTGCGTGTGCGTGCCGGGGAGCCCATCTACGAGTGTAACACCCGCTGCAGCTGTGGTTCTGACTGCCCCAACCGAGTGGTCCAGAAGGGCATTCCATTCGACCTGTGCATCTTCAAGACTGGGAACGGCCGAGGCTGGGGCGTGCGCGCACTACAGCACATAAAAAAGAACACCTTTGTCATGGAGTACGTTGGAGAG ATCATCACATCGGACGAGGCGGAGAAGAGAGGACACCTGTACGACCGGCAGGGCGCCACCTACCTGTTTGACCTGGACTACGTGGAGGACGTTTATACAGTGGACGCTGCTCACCATGGCAACATCTCCCACTTTGTCAACCACAGT TGCAACCCCAACCTGCAAGTATACAACGTGTTTATAGACAACCTGGATGAGAGGCTCCCGAGGATAGCTTTATTTTCAACACGCCCCATCAGGGCAGGAGAAGAGCTCACTTTTGACTACAAGATGCAAA TTGATCCAGTCGATGCGGAGAGCACAAGGATGGACTCAAATTTCAGTTTAGCGGGACTCCCAAGCTCTCCCAAAAAGCGGATTCGGGTGGAGTGCCGGTGTGGATCTGACACATGTCGGAAGTATCTCTTCTGA
- the LOC139367692 gene encoding organic solute transporter subunit alpha-like: MRRGVNCSWLGAEIPLSWEFFSVIKDELWLFLIPAGFAVIMLALFLEEVGFFLRHVSYSRRRHLYLWILGMYPVFGLTSIIALYVPRSSSLCSFIASLYHSITLLKFMGLITDFFGGKARMLEILAGEQVSPDPFPCCCCCCLPMIAINRTSLGWMMAAVLQLSVVRTILFFVTLVLWTDEQYDYGDVDYANPNMYMNVIIGVSTFLSFYGHLLFYKATKKALPGYGLRAKFVCIIVVLVLCGLQSGILETMGALEVVPCTPPFSVLMRSQLIYHYSVIVEMFCICLFARHTFRKVEPSLEEGFGLEERPPRGMLMEKAVQTEDVVPLRENPWPCWEGAGVSNPDCIRDSSEDSLCKVEYAPLDCFPFPLQPRRQETVRPENVTDESGTLELPKLTVTADINVVESRHFTVV, translated from the exons atgaggagaggagttAACTGCAGCTGGTTAGGAGCAGAGATCCCGCTGTCCTGGGAGTTCTTCAGTG TGATCAAGGATGAGCTATGGCTGTTTCTCATTCCTGCTGGGTTCGCTGTGATCATGCTGGCCCTGTTCCTAGAAGAGGTGGGCTTCTTCCTGCGTCACGTGTCCTACTCCAGACGCCGGCACCTCTACCTGTGGATACTGGGCATGTACCCG GTCTTTGGCTTAACCTCAATCATTGCGCTGTACGTTCCTCGTTCCTCCTCACTATGTAGCTTCATAGCTTCTCT GTACCACTCCATTACTTTGCTAAAGTTCATGGGGCTCATCACAGACTTCTTTGGTGGTAAGGCCCGCATGCTGGAGATCTTAGCTGGAGAGCAGGTGTCTCCGGATCCGTTCccatgttgctgctgctgttgcctcCCTATGATAGCCATCAACAG GACCAGCCTGGGATGGATGATGGCTGCTGTGCTGCAACTGTCTGTGGTCAGAACCATCCTGTTCTTTGTCACTCTGGTCCTCTGGACAGATGAGCAGTATGACTATGGAGAT GTGGATTATGCCAATCccaatatgtacatgaatgtcaTCATAGGCGTGTCTACCTTCTTGTCCTTCTATGGCCACCTGCTGTTTTACAAGGCCACCAAAAAGGCCTTGCCTGGCTATGGGCTGAGGGCCAAATTTGTCTGTATCATTGTAGTGTTGGTGCTGTGTGGCCTTCAGAGTGGAATCCTGGAGACCATGGGGGCCCTGGAGGTGGTGCCCTGCACCCCTCCCTTCTCTGTCCTCATGCGTTCCCAGC taaTTTACCACTACTCTGTGATTGTGGAGATGTTCTGCATATGCCTCTTTGCCCGCCACACGTTCCGTAAAGTGGAGCCTAGTCTAGAGGAGGGCTTTGGGCTGGAGGAGAGGCCCCCCAGAGGCATGCTGATGGAGAAGGCGGTTCAGACTGAAGACGTGGTGCCACTCAGGGAGAACCCCTGGCCTTGCTGGGAAGGCGCCGGAGTCTCCAATCCCGACTGTATTAGGGACAGCAGTGAGGACAGCCTCTGTAAAGTCGAATACGCCCCTTTGGATTGCTTCCCTTTCCCTCTTCAACCGAGACGTCAAGAGACGGTGAGGCCAGAAAACGTAACTGATGAAAGTGGCACTTTGGAGTTGCCCAAACTGACTGTCACTGCTGACATCAATGTTGTAGAGTCTAGACATTTTACTGTTGTATGA